From the Antennarius striatus isolate MH-2024 chromosome 15, ASM4005453v1, whole genome shotgun sequence genome, the window TGAGACACTTTTGTCCGAAGTTAAACTCATTCTGTAGATGTTTCTGGCCACATCCAGTATTTCCTAATAAATGCAGTGATAAATCACTGCTAGTGTATccaatcaaataaatgttgaatgttAAACATCTTATCTTTATTATGTTTGCTCATGAAATGGAATGGATTTACTGACATGATCGTGTTTTTGAAGACGACCTGATCTTCAGCCTTCTGTAAAAATGCCAGGAGGACAGTATCAGGTGACAAGCACCAAGCAGCTCCACAGCACCTACAGCCTGACTGACAGCTCCGATTTCGATCCAGAGGATGAGGAAGCTGATGGCCCGCTGCGCCTCACCCCCCTGCAGAAGCTCACCCTCGACATGTGCAAGGACGAGAACACCATCAAAGAGCTGATCATAGGTCGCAGGGTGGGCTTCTACAAGGTCCGGGGGGAGATCGGCTGTGGGACCTTCTCCAGGGTCAAACTGGCGTTCCATGCTCTGACTAAAGGTAAAAATCTACACATCTTAGTGAGTACAGACCCGACCCCAGCCGGTCACCTCGTCATCTGACCGAATTCTACTGAATGTGACAGAAACCGTCATGTTGCAGAGAAGAAGTTCCAAAGCTAAAAAGCATTCATAATTACGTCACATATTGGTTGCCTCCCTCTGTTCCTCACATGGAATGACGTGAAAAACATATTGTAACCACACAGACTCAGATTTGCACAACAAACAGATTGAACTTGATCCTCCTGATGACACTTTGGTGGGTTTCTGGTCAGACGAGGTCTGTAAACCTCAATaaggctgcagctgctgctttgtTAACTCGAGTCCACCTTCACTTAAATAGATTAGTCtctaaaatgtcaaaacaaataACATGTTGTGACTGAACGGTATTTTCAAGTAATTTTATTTGTCCACGTCTCTGGTAAAACAGACCATCACTGTTGTCTGTCCAACAGTCCATGTTATAATATTGATCAACACTTtcagtttttactttttaattattgtttctGTCCAGTTTCCATTCCCAAGTCACTTCCTATTTTGTCATCCTTTCCCTACGCCTCCATGACGCCTCCTTTTGTCTCCACTTCACAGACAAAGTGGCTCTGAAGATCCTGGATAAGACCCGTTTGGATGCCCAGGCTCAGCGTCTGCTCTCCAGGGAGATCAGCAGCATGGAGTTCCTGCGACATCCAAACGTCATCCGCCTGTATGAGGTGGTAGAGATGCCAAGCCGCCTCTACCTGGTGCTGGAGTACGCTGGTGGAGGAGACCTCCACAGCAAGATCTGTAACGAAGGGAAAATGTCCGACAGCGCCAGTAAAATCACCTTTGCTCAAATCCTCTCTGCCTTCAAATATATGGTTAGTAATATGACCAGAAGCAGGAGCTTCATTTTCACATTGACTTGTAAATTTGTGTTGTGATTACTGAAGGTTAATCAGATATTATTGATGCACACAAGACTACAACAGGTTTCATTTGGGTTTGGTTTGGTGTACCAACCTGGACAGGCTCCACCCCCCTTATCCCCACCCCCAGCAACTCTACACAGGTAAAATGGTTACAAAAGATTAAGGCCAATCAAATTCAAGTAAAGATAATATACCACAATGCTGGTGATATCAGCTGGTGACTACACAACCTCTCATCACCACAGACATGAGAACTTAGTAAGTGAATAATAAACCACCAGAACGGAATAGATAAATGATAAAATGCTTTAATGTTTGtgcatttaataatttaattacatcccgcgaagcgatGATGatttataattgtcagtgtttgtgtcttcatacgtatgtccaccaaatatcttcacaaccgttgcagatagaaagatgaaacaaaaatcacattactcaggtggcaaagaggatgaaaatgaggtgatgactttgtgaaaactaggtcaaggtcgaatttcaacttttgtactcatcgcggtcttttggtaggcagtcatttgataccgtacacgcattctaatgacggcatccggaagtgggctacgttccgtgagtctcggacttccgtgagacacaaaagtgcttttaacagtcgataagtgtgggaaaaggtaatacagatagaaggtggttaaaTACCAGCACGGGGAgggttcacaaacgtttaaaataccgtaaataataagataaatagtttgtcgttctatcacggaatttgttaatcgcgagcggttcctggaacacattaactgcgagtaatgacggcacactgtatacctttttaggtacacatctctgaaacctgatgagatatgatcacaaaacaaaaagcaacattttcaggaagtcagAGGCACAATAATGTGTACGTCAGGGCAAAATCTTGAAttcaggatgttgcagtttctgactgccttgttactgtttgattttaaatatttgtttaataatgttattatatatattatatcagACAAGATTAAGTATGCAGCACAATGTCAACATCATCCACCGGGACCTGAAGGCGGAGAACGTTCTGTTTACCAGCAACTTGATtttgaatatttgtttatttaataatgtaatTATTGTCTGATTAAATATGCAGCACAATGTCAACATCATCCACCGGGACCTGAAGGCGGAGAACGTTCTGTTCACCAGCAACGGTTGTGTGAAGGTGGCTGATTTCGGCTTCAGCACGCGGGTGTCAAACCGCAGTGACATGCTGGACACCTTCTGTGGCTCGCCGCCTTACGCCGCACCAGAGCTCTTCAAGGACGAGTGTTACCTCGGGCCCCCAGTGGACATCTGGGCGATGGGGGTCCTGCTTTTCTTCATGGTGACTGGAACTATGCCGTTCCGCGCTGAGACCATGGGGAAACTGCGGCGCAGCATCATGGAAGCGGCCTACACCGTCCCCCCCTGGGTGCCCGGCCCCTGCCAGAGGCTGATCAAAGGCCTCTTGAAGACGTCTCCTGCTGAACGCTTCGCTATCGACCAGATGCTAGGTTGCGACTGGCTGCTGCCTGTGGAGTTTCCCTGGTCATGGATGCCTCCTGAACCACCAAGTCCATTGCAAAGCTTGATGGATTCAGAGCGAGGGtacctggaggaggaagaggaggaggtcagGACCTCGCTGGAGGAGCTGGGCATCACCGCAGAGCACCTGTGGAACAATCAGCTCAAAGACTGCCGCAGCCCCCTCACCGGAGTTCATCGAATCCTGGTGCACCAAGCCCAGAAGAGGAGGGGCTGTGACAGTCTGCCAGTGGTCCGAGGGATGGTCAGGGACCCCAAGAGGGAGGGGCTCCGGGCCTACAGGGGCCTCAGACACACCTCCAAACTGTGTGTGCTTTCATAGCAGACAGGAGAAACCATCCAGCAGCTTTTACACAGCCTTCTTTTATATTAAGACTAAATGCAGTAGTGCtctttattgttttatatttcatattccTTATTAGAATAAAACTAGTAGTTTTTAAGTAACAAACACTATCAGTGTTtaggtttgattttgtttgttttcgtCCTTCCTGTGAAACTTTATGGAATAGCTTTTATGTGGAAGTGCCTGAAGAAATTAAGCAATATTAAAAGTCATGAATGAGCTTTCGACTATTGAGTGTATTATTCATTCTCAAATGATTTGGCTGAAGGTTCTGAGGACGAATCCTATTTAATGTACCCACGACAATCAGACGGGCAAAACAAATGAGTCTACGTCCGTCCCctggtaaaaaacaacaacttgcaAAGTAACAGTGTGCGTCTGTTTAATTCTTTTCAGACGTTTTGCGTGCGCAGAGGTTTGGAggacacaagaaaaaaagaatggaaagtGGTGCGTCACGTGGAGCAGGTGGCTGATGctacgccacacacacacacacacacacacacacacacacacacacacacacacacacacacacacacacacacacacacacacacacacacacacacacacacacacacacacacacacacacacacacaatctggcgtctttgttgtgtgtttgccaAAGTTTCACTAAGTGCGTGCGAGTAAACAGTGGTCCGGACGGCAGCTGGCGGGAAAGCACATGATACCCTAGAGGAACCCTCTCCGTCTCCAAAACTGGCCCAAACCGGCCAGGCCCGACCCGGCAACCCCCTCTGGCACTGAACCCACCAAGCCCCGGCTCCGCCTATTCTCACCATGCCCGACCCCCACCTGCGAGAAGCGGCAGATGGCGTGGCGTGGCCGAGGAGACATCTGTAGGACGAACAATAGGCGTTCTGTGCGGACCGCTGGAGCTGACATGCGCAGAGATCCGCTATTGTGCGCTGCGCCATACAAATGCAGATGAGGTCTGCCGGAGGAGGGAACACAGAAGGTGATGGTCTGGGGGGACAACGCCGAGCAGCTGACAGGCATCAGGCCGTCCATACAAATCTGCTGGGTTTTAAACTTTTGTTAGCGTCACCCCCCTCCTCCCGCGCACTCCCCCTAAATCACCACCACAAACAATCTGACGCACACAGAACATGATTAAACTAGAGAAAGTGAacacacagcagaggaaaacttattattgaattttattAAACATCTTCCGCAGTTTCCAACTTTATCACACGGAACTTTTTTTACTAAGATATTTTGTTT encodes:
- the nim1kb gene encoding serine/threonine-protein kinase NIM1 isoform X1 is translated as MPGGQYQVTSTKQLHSTYSLTDSSDFDPEDEEADGPLRLTPLQKLTLDMCKDENTIKELIIGRRVGFYKVRGEIGCGTFSRVKLAFHALTKDKVALKILDKTRLDAQAQRLLSREISSMEFLRHPNVIRLYEVVEMPSRLYLVLEYAGGGDLHSKICNEGKMSDSASKITFAQILSAFKYMHNVNIIHRDLKAENVLFTSNGCVKVADFGFSTRVSNRSDMLDTFCGSPPYAAPELFKDECYLGPPVDIWAMGVLLFFMVTGTMPFRAETMGKLRRSIMEAAYTVPPWVPGPCQRLIKGLLKTSPAERFAIDQMLGCDWLLPVEFPWSWMPPEPPSPLQSLMDSERGYLEEEEEEVRTSLEELGITAEHLWNNQLKDCRSPLTGVHRILVHQAQKRRGCDSLPVVRGMVRDPKREGLRAYRGLRHTSKLCVLS
- the nim1kb gene encoding serine/threonine-protein kinase NIM1 isoform X2; translation: MCKDENTIKELIIGRRVGFYKVRGEIGCGTFSRVKLAFHALTKDKVALKILDKTRLDAQAQRLLSREISSMEFLRHPNVIRLYEVVEMPSRLYLVLEYAGGGDLHSKICNEGKMSDSASKITFAQILSAFKYMHNVNIIHRDLKAENVLFTSNGCVKVADFGFSTRVSNRSDMLDTFCGSPPYAAPELFKDECYLGPPVDIWAMGVLLFFMVTGTMPFRAETMGKLRRSIMEAAYTVPPWVPGPCQRLIKGLLKTSPAERFAIDQMLGCDWLLPVEFPWSWMPPEPPSPLQSLMDSERGYLEEEEEEVRTSLEELGITAEHLWNNQLKDCRSPLTGVHRILVHQAQKRRGCDSLPVVRGMVRDPKREGLRAYRGLRHTSKLCVLS